One window from the genome of Vidua chalybeata isolate OUT-0048 chromosome 3, bVidCha1 merged haplotype, whole genome shotgun sequence encodes:
- the MAP1LC3C gene encoding microtubule-associated proteins 1A/1B light chain 3C: MRAAPGAQPDRPFKLRKSLATRREEVAGIRAKFPTKIPVIVERYHKEKYLPLLDKTKFLVPEELTMAQFITIIRSRMALTATQAFYLLVNNKSLASMSLTMAEVYRDYKDEDGFVYMTYASQEMFGCLLPTAQGKTMECFQKI, translated from the exons ATGCGGGCGGCGCCCGGGGCGCAGCCGGATCGGCCCTTCAAGCTCAGGAAGAGTCTCG CCACCCGGCGGGAAGAAGTAGCAGGGATCCGAGCCAAGTTCCCGACAAAAATCCCG GTAATTGTTGAGAGATACCATAAAGAGAAATACCTTCCTCTCTTGGACAAAACCAAGTTTCTGGTTCCCGAGGAGCTGACCATGGCACAGTTCATAACCATTATCAG AAGCAGGATGGCTCTAACAGCTACACAAGCTTTCTACCTGCTGGTGAACAACAAAAGCCTAGCCAGTATGTCCTTGACAATGGCAGAAGTGTACAGGGACTACAAAGATGAAGATGGCTTTGTGTATATGACCTATGCTTCCCAGGAGATGTTTGGATGCTTATTACCCACTGCCCAAGGGAAAACTATGGAATGCTTTCAGAAAATCTAA